The Clostridium sp. DL-VIII DNA window TGGAACATTAATTTCCTGAGCTTCTTCATTTTTTCTTTGTAAATATATCATTGCAAGTACTGCTGAACCTTGTGCAATATTAGATAAAGCTATCATTGGCCATAGTGATGTTCCATTAAATTGTGCCATTAATTGAAGGTCTATTGCATTGGTCATATGATGAAGTCCTGTAATAACTAATGGTGCATATAAGAATCCGAAAACCGCAGCAAAAACAGCTCCAAATGACGATGTAAGTCCACCATATACTACTTGTGAAATAGCTGCACCAATTGCCCATCCTATAGGTCCTATAACAATATGAGCTATTAAGACTGCTGGTACTAAAGCCAAAAATGGTACAACTATCATAGATATTGATTCTGGACTTATCTTTCTAGCCCCTCTTTCAAGAAATACTAATGTAAAGCCTGCAAGTATTGCTGGTATAACCTGTGCCTGATATCCTATCATTTTTACTTGTGCAAATCCAAAATCCCAAAAAGGAATTTTATCTACTGGTGTACTTGCTACTGAATAGGCATTTAAAAGTTGTGGTGATACTAATGTAATACCTAACACTATACCAAGAATCTGGGTTGTCCCCATTTTCTTTGTTATTGACCAAGTTATCCCTACAGGTAAGAAGTGGAATATAGCTTCTCCTATTAACCATAAGAAACTATTTGTTCCAGCCCAAAACTGAGATACTTCAACTAAAGACTTTGTTCCACCTTCTAATAATTTCATATCTCCAATTACATTTCTAAAACCTAAGATCAAACCACCAACTATTATGGCTGGAATAAGAGGTGAAAATATTTCTGCTATATTAGCCATAAGCTTCTGTATAAAAGTCATATTATTTTTAGCTGCATTTTTCACTTCATCTTTACTTACACCATCTATACCTGAAATTTTTATAAAATCATTGTAAAAGATTGATACTTCATTTCCAATAACAACTTGAAATTGCCCTGCCTGAGTAAATGTGCCTTTAACACTCTTCAACTTTTCAATTGCATCTTTATCAGCTTTACTTGGATCGTTTAGAACAAATCTCATTCTAGTAACACAGTGTGTAACAGCTGATATATTTTCTTTTCCGCCAACATATTTTAGCAATTCCTTAGAATCATTTTCAAATTTCCCCATAAATAATACCTCCAAATGAATTTTATTTTTAATGAATTATTTCACAGATTACTGATTAATATTTAGATACACATTTCTTAACTCTACACTTTGACGTAATATGATTATCTTTCTCCTTTATGTATCTTTTTAGCTGGTATACGTTTACCAGACTCGTATAATATCGTTTTCTTCATTGAAGAATTTCATTTTCAGATCTGCACATTATATAAGTTCAGTAAAACATTTAATATTTTTGAATTTGGATCCATTAATTAAATCTTATTTTAAATGTTTACATTATCATAATATTCTTTTTTGAACATATCGTCAATACATTTCTTAAAATTTGTTTAAACAAATTTTAAAATATATAAATTCACTTGATATATAGCCATTGTTTAAAATACGTTTTATAATATATATGTTTAAACAAATATATTATAACCATTATATTTGTTTAAATAAATTATACAAATTCCACATTTCGTATAAGTATTTTATATGCAGCTATAATTAATTATATAAGATTTACTTTTCTTATTTAGTTTCTTTAACATTTAGTTAACTTATATTTAAAAGTGAAGTATAATTGAAGTGTATAAATTTGATTAAACATATTTTAAAGGAGTGTTTTTTTTGCCTAATGTGAAATTTAAAGATATATATCATACATTAAAAGATAATATAGATGATGGTAAATATGATGCTTCTATGATGCTTCCTACGGAAATGGAATTAGTAAATACTTTTAAATGCAGCCGAAATACTGTTAGAAGAGCTATCAGTGAATTAAGTAAAGATGGATATGTTGAAAGTGTAAAAGGAAAAGGTGTTATTATTCTAGATGGCAGAGAATCTATTGAACTTCCTATTGGAAACCTATTAGGTCTTCAGGAACTAAAGCTAAAAAAGAAATTCACTACAAGTGTAGTTAACTTTTCAAAGATAACAATAAATGATCACTTATCAAAAAAAACTGCATTAAAGCCACATACAGAAGTATATCATCTTCATAGAATCCGATTTCTTGATAATGAACCTATAATCCTCGATATCAACTATTTCAGCTCAGATGTAGTTAAAGACCTAACTATAGAAATAGCACAAAAATCAATATATGAATATATAGAAAAAGAATTACATACTAAGATCCTTGCTTCAAAAAAGATTATAGTAGTTGAACACGCAACTGAATTAGATAAGCGTTATCTAGATTTAGGCACTTATGATTGTGTTGTTATCGTAAAAACATATGCTTATACTGATTCTGGTAAACTCTTTGAATATACAGAATCTCGTCATAGGCCAGATAAATTTGTATTTGTTGAATCTTCATCTACCCGAAAAACTGAATAAAAGCTTACTAAGATTCTTTCTTAGTAAGCTTAATTCAAAATGTTACTACAATGATTTTCATGACTATCTTTCCTGATTAAAATATTTTTATTATTTATCAATTCATTGATTTAAACCAATGAATGTTTATGTGAATACTTAATTTTTAATCAGTATGAATTATAGATTTTCTTTTATAACCTTAATTCTTTCGCTATATTCCTTATCACTTAAATATGTCTTTTGAGGATTCATTTCAAATACACCACCCCACGAATAACCATTTTC harbors:
- the treP gene encoding PTS system trehalose-specific EIIBC component, translating into MGKFENDSKELLKYVGGKENISAVTHCVTRMRFVLNDPSKADKDAIEKLKSVKGTFTQAGQFQVVIGNEVSIFYNDFIKISGIDGVSKDEVKNAAKNNMTFIQKLMANIAEIFSPLIPAIIVGGLILGFRNVIGDMKLLEGGTKSLVEVSQFWAGTNSFLWLIGEAIFHFLPVGITWSITKKMGTTQILGIVLGITLVSPQLLNAYSVASTPVDKIPFWDFGFAQVKMIGYQAQVIPAILAGFTLVFLERGARKISPESISMIVVPFLALVPAVLIAHIVIGPIGWAIGAAISQVVYGGLTSSFGAVFAAVFGFLYAPLVITGLHHMTNAIDLQLMAQFNGTSLWPMIALSNIAQGSAVLAMIYLQRKNEEAQEINVPACISAYLGVTEPAMFGVNLKYSFPFLCGMIGSAAAAVISVGSGVMANSIGVGGLPGILSIKPQFMLIFAVCMLTAIVIPFILTVVIGKRRGIN
- the treR gene encoding trehalose operon repressor, whose protein sequence is MKFKDIYHTLKDNIDDGKYDASMMLPTEMELVNTFKCSRNTVRRAISELSKDGYVESVKGKGVIILDGRESIELPIGNLLGLQELKLKKKFTTSVVNFSKITINDHLSKKTALKPHTEVYHLHRIRFLDNEPIILDINYFSSDVVKDLTIEIAQKSIYEYIEKELHTKILASKKIIVVEHATELDKRYLDLGTYDCVVIVKTYAYTDSGKLFEYTESRHRPDKFVFVESSSTRKTE